In Hippoglossus hippoglossus isolate fHipHip1 chromosome 24, fHipHip1.pri, whole genome shotgun sequence, a single genomic region encodes these proteins:
- the lft1 gene encoding lefty1, whose translation MDFLRACVLCTAILGITKAFTHQDMKDALLKKLGMEEIPKIHKRDLENLVIPAHIKNKYMSMLKMHHSRRRRSLPSLAGILRGIPGNLDISGEYLYSDTTRCRMVFDMEARIPDNSEVTMAELKLYQRANFHKRFTVERKNHRAVSNARVSIYWVEVLSNGSNRTSLVDSRLIPIHESGWKSFDVTQAVHYWSKSQQKTPMHLEVWIEGERPGSYAAEMAKSVHFTTQEQTDNTLGKPELILYTLNLEEYGSRGDCDVSQSKDTCCREQHFVNFRALTWTQYWIIEPAGYQAFSCTGGCKQPKRNYGYGERRCTVSESAPLPIMYLVKKGDYTEIEVAEFPNMIVERCACTMDNVSIV comes from the exons ATGGATTTCCTCCGCGCTTGTGTCCTGTGCACCGCTATCCTCGGAATCACCAAGGCTTTTACGCATCAGGATATGAAGGACGCGCTGCTGAAGAAACTGGGCATGGAGGAGATTCCTAAAATCCATAAGAGGGATTTGGAGAACTTGGTTATTCCGGCGCATATTAAAAACAAGTACATGTCCATGCTGAAGATGCACCACAGCAGGAGGCGCAGATCTCTGCCCAGCCTGGCGGGCATCCTGAGGGGGATCCCCGGCAATCTAG ATATTTCTGGGGAGTATTTGTACTCTGACACCACTCGGTGTCGCATGGTGTTCGACATGGAGGCGAGGATCCCCGATAACAGCGAGGTGACCATGGCGGAGCTGAAGCTCTACCAGCGGGCCAACTTCCACAAGCGCTTCACGGTGGAGAGGAAGAACCACCGGGCCGTGAGCAACGCCCGGGTCAGCATCTACTGGGTGGAGGTGCTGTCCAACGGATCCAACCGGACGTCGCTGGTAGATTCAAG ACTGATCCCCATTCACGAGTCGGGCTGGAAGAGCTTTGATGTGACCCAGGCGGTGCACTATTGGTCCAAGTCACAGCAGAAGACACCTATGCACCTGGAGGTGTGGATCGAGGGCGAGAGACCTGGCAGCTACGCGGCAGAGATGGCCAAGAGTGTCCACTTTACCACCCAGGAGCAGACGGACAACACCTTGGGGAAGCCCGAGCTCATCCTCTACACACTCAACCTCGAAGAATACGG ttCTCGCGGCGACTGCGACGTCAGCCAGAGCAAAGACacctgctgcagagagcagcaCTTTGTCAACTTCCGCGCGCTCACCTGGACACAGTACTGGATCATCGAGCCAGCGGGCTACCAGGCCTTCAGCTGCACCGGGGGCTGCAAGCAGCCTAAGCGCAACTACGGCTACGGCGAGCGGAGGTGCACGGTGTCCGAGAGCGCCCCCCTGCCCATCATGTACCTGGTGAAGAAAGGGGACTACACTGAGATAGAAGTTGCAGAGTTTCCAAATATGATCGTGGAAAGGTGTGCGTGCACAATGGACAACGTGTCCATAGTATGA